The Ovis aries strain OAR_USU_Benz2616 breed Rambouillet chromosome 11, ARS-UI_Ramb_v3.0, whole genome shotgun sequence genome window below encodes:
- the LOC105616444 gene encoding uncharacterized protein LOC105616444 produces the protein MNAEGVVRVRPLLPDPLPSPPGRTLRAAGAEVFWQLLGGQVPAQDSASMRPPGVAGGRGRKRRGRCPPFSVGAAGYLPERRQAVFSFLFLFKSFPASAVSCHAPWRPPRGTRGPVVSQDSGKKPQGDRDSGNRALMGQGRWPLDRAVGAALHGHTEQPPGRSVPLGESQRLSASVCSALDGANAQLSVGGWRQSRLRERMVMSSKLVVIPHSPRARRGAECSVEMEVVPCSFAADPRAGVVVVPVVGGEAERGCGPCPRSSDLRRCSRSWDLERGSDPLAGWPPEHPFSLATPPVRRSERSSSCPWPTALQISSSRSHGICSPLQRLHSKQPCHFEQRGSVVCNGHAPRGYKT, from the coding sequence ATGAATGCGGAGGGAGTGGTGAGGGTCAGGCCGCTCCTCCCAGACCCGCTCCCGTCCCCTCCGGGGCGGACGCTTAGGGCAGCCGGAGCTGAGGTCTTCTGGCAGCTCCTGGGAGGCCAGGTCCCAGCACAGGACTCGGCAAGCATGCGCCCACCTGGcgtggcagggggcaggggcagaaAGAGGAGGGGTCGCTGCCCTCCCTTCTCCGTGGGGGCAGCGGGGTACCTCCCCGAGAGAAGGCAAgcggtcttttcttttttgtttctttttaaaagtttccctGCGTCTGCCGTCTCCTGCCACGCTCCCTGGCGGCCTCCTAGAGGCACGAGGGGTCCTGTGGTTTCTCAGGACTCTGGAAAGAAGCCCCAGGGGGACAGGGACAGCGGGAACAGAGCCCTGATGGGCCAGGGAAGGTGGCCCTTGGACAGGGCGGTGGGGGCGGCCCTCCACGGGCACACTGAGCAGCCCCCAGGCCGCTCTGTGCCCCTGGGCGAATCGCAGCGGCTCTCGGCTTCAGTTTGCTCAGCCCTGGATGGAGCAAACGCCCAGCTGTCCGTCGGAGGGTGGAGGCAAAGCAGGCTGAGAGAGCGGATGGTCATGTCTTCAAAACTGGTGGTTATTCCCCACTCCCCGAGAGCCAGACGCGGTGCTGAGTGCTCTGTGGAGATGGAGGTGGTCCCCTGTTCATTCGCTGCAGACCCCAGAGCTGGCGTTGTCGTGGTCCCCGTGGTGGGGGGTGAGGCTGAGAGAGGCTGTGGTCCCTGCCCGAGGTCATCTGACCTCAGGCGCTGCAGCAGGAGCTGGGACCTGGAGCGGGGCTCTGACCCGCTTGCTGGGTGGCCCCCAGAGCACCCTTTCTCCCTGGCGACCCCACCCGTGCGCCGGTCAGAGAGAAGCTCCTCCTGCCCCTGGCCTACAGCTTTGCAGATCTCTTCCTCTCGTAGTCACGGGATCTGTTCCCCGCTTCAGAGACTGCACAGTAAACAACCCTGCCATTTTGAACAAAGGGGCAGCGTGGTCTGTAACGGCCACGCTCCGCGTGGTTATAAGACATGA